From the Quercus lobata isolate SW786 chromosome 6, ValleyOak3.0 Primary Assembly, whole genome shotgun sequence genome, one window contains:
- the LOC115949701 gene encoding uncharacterized protein LOC115949701 — protein sequence MNKLEAAGRMVQWAIELNQFDIEYHPRTAIKAQALADFIAEFTLPDEDGITDEVDKWTIQTDGSSAQKKGGVGVVITTPEGEVMKYGVQLKFPATNNEAEYEGILMGLRLGKALGAKNLLIQSDSKLVIGQISGEYKAKEERMQKYLKLTRQLTQEFDTVEFVQIPRSQNIGADEVSKIASSKEGRTGMDMAIEIQKHPSIEEVAVFTILRTDTWMTPIISFLQDGHLPQNTDEARKIKKRAARFTILNDVLYKRGFSMPYLKCVDEEEAKYILEEVHGGICGDHAGSRSLVNKVIRAGYFWPTMQVDAADIVRRCDKCQRYGNVQRLPAEKMTTIASPWPFAQWRIDIVGPLPQGKGQFDNQGFREFCSDLGIKNQFSSPGHPQANGQTEVTNRTLLKIIKTKLDEAKSAWPEELPSVLWAYRTTARTPTGETPFRLTYGIEAVIPVEVGVTSIRRGTFREGLNDDELRLNLDCLDEVRDNASSRMIKYQKKMTEYYNKRVKLRRLDIGDLVLRKVTTATKDPTQGKLGPMWEGPYRVIHYSRQGSYHLETMDGQKLQRPWNIEHLKKYHE from the exons atgaacaaaCTAGAAGCAGCAGGGAGAATGGTCCAATGGGCGATCGAACTCAACCAATTTGACATCGAGTACCATCCAAGAACGGCTATCAAGGCGCAAGCTCTGGCTGACTTTATCGCTGAATTCACTCTTCCAGACGAAGATGGAATTACTGACGAAGTTGATAAATGGACAATACAGACAgatggttcgtcagcccaaaagaaggggggagtaggggtcgtCATAACCACCCCCGAAGGAGAAGTGATGAAATATGGGGTTCAACTAAAGTTCCCAGCCACcaataacgaagccgagtatgaaggAATATTGATGGGCTTAAGGCTTGGGAAAGCTCTTGGTGCCAAAAACTTGTTGATCCAGAGTGATTCAAAGCTGGTAATCGGACAGATCAGTGGAGAGTACAaggcaaaggaagaaaggatgcagaaataccttAAACTGACAAGGCAACTAACTCAGGAGTTCGACACAGTGGAGTTCGTTCAGATACCAAGAAGCCAGAATATTGGGGCCGACGAAGTATCAAAGATAGCGTCATCAAAAGAAGGGAGGACGGGCATGGACATGGCAATAGAGATCCAGAAACACCCGAGTATTGAAGAGGTTGCGGTGTTCACCATCCTAAGGACAGACACCTGGATGACACCCATTATATCCTTCCTCCAGGACGGGCACCTACCTCAGAACACTGACGAAGCAAGAAAGATCAAGAAGAGAGCAGCCAGGTTCACGATCCTGAACGACgtcttgtacaagagaggcttctctatgcctTACCTGAAGTGCGTCGACGAAGAAGAGGCCAAATACATCCTGGAAGAAGTACACGGAGGAATCTGTGGCGACCATGCCGGCTCCAGATCCCTGGTCAACAAGGTGATAAGAGCAGGgtatttttggccaaccatgcaggtgGATGCTGCTGATATCGTCAGAAGGTGCGACAAATGCCAGCGGTACGGGAATGTGCAACGGCTTCCAGCGGAGAAAATGACGACCATAGCTTCCCcatggccattcgcacaatggAGAATCGATATCGTCGGTCCTctgccccaaggtaaaggtcag ttcgacaaccAAGGCTTCAGAGAATTCTGCTCAGACCTCGGaatcaagaatcagttctcatcCCCAGGACATCCCCAAGCAAACGGACAGACGGAAGTAACGAATAGGACgttgctcaagattatcaaaaccAAGCTGGACGAAGCAAAAAGTGCCTGGCCAGAAGAACTACCTAGTGTCCTATGGGCTTACAGGACCACAGCCAGAACCCCAACAGGAGAGACAcccttcaggcttacctatggcaTAGAGGCAGTAATCCCAGTAGAAGTTGGAGTAACAAGCATCAGACGAGGAACATTCAGAGAAGGACTCAATGACGATGAACTGCGGCTCAACCTGGACTGCCTAGATGAAGTAAGAGACAACGCGTCCAGTAGAATGATaaagtatcaaaaaaagatGACCGAATACTACAACAAGAGGGTTAAACTCAGGCGACTGGACATAGGGGACCTCGTCCTTCGCAAAGTCACTACAGCAACCAAAGACCCTACTCAAGGAAAGTTGGGCCCTAtgtgggaaggaccttaccgcGTCATTCACTACTCTAGACAAGGAAGTTACCATCTGGAGACTATGGACGGACAAAAGCTCCAACGgccatggaacattgagcatttaAAGAAATACCATGAGTAA